Proteins encoded within one genomic window of Natator depressus isolate rNatDep1 chromosome 1, rNatDep2.hap1, whole genome shotgun sequence:
- the RFXAP gene encoding regulatory factor X-associated protein, translated as MQPCSGDEEAAGGIVRHQGPAQAPGTSGGLVFLCELGPSEGEGDAAEEGEPAGGESTASPEELEDEEAAAASGGEAPPGGCKSCTYQGCSETTTQVAKQRKPWMCKRHRNKMYKDKYKRKKSDQALGGGGAGAPPAQGGAATPGASARAEDCVEGSVSVTKQRTGSIGDRPARPTLLEQVLNQKRLSLLRSPEVVQFLQKQQQLLSQQALEQRQQQFPGAPV; from the exons ATGCAGCCGTGCAGCGGCGACGAGGAGGCGGCGGGGGGCATCGTGCGGCACCAAGGCCCCGCCCAGGCCCCGGGGACCTCCGGCGGCCTCGTGTTCCTGTGCGAGCTGGGCCCCAGCGAGGGCGAAGGGGACGCGGCCGAGGAGGGCGAGCCGGCGGGCGGCGAGAGCACGGCCAGCCCGGAGGAGCTGGAGGacgaggaggcggcggcggcctCGGGCGGGGAGGCCCCCCCGGGGGGCTGCAAGAGCTGCACGTACCAGGGCTGCAGCGAGACCACCACGCAGGTGGCCAAGCAGCGCAAGCCCTGGATGTGCAAGCGCCACCGCAACAAGATGTACAAGGACAAGTACAAGCGCAAGAAGAGCGACCAGGCCCTgggcggcggcggggctggggcgcCCCCGGCGCAGGGCGGGGCTGCCACCCCGGGGGCCAGCGCGCGGGCCGAG GATTGCGTTGAAGGTTCAGTTTCTGTtacaaaacaaagaacaggatCTATTGGAGATCGCCCAGCAAGACCTACTCTTTTAGAACAAGTATTGAATCAGAAAAGGCTG tcATTATTAAGAAGTCCGGAGGTGGTACAGTTTCTGCAGAAACAGCAGCAACTGCTAAGTCAACAGGCTTTGGAACAAAGGCAGCAACAGTTTCCAGGAGCACCCGTGTAA